The following proteins are co-located in the Candidatus Tumulicola sp. genome:
- a CDS encoding cytochrome c: MRLLKGIVVGVVLTIVVIAIGGLVALRTGMVPANADARPNGLEEWAARASLRATMHREAPNVNNPLPLNDANVLAGVKLYAQNCALCHGDSSGNPSNVAKGLYQHAPQFAHHGVEDDADGYTYWKVTHGIRWTGMPSFGGSLSDTQIWQVALFLKHMDSLSPTAQRAWSQVSVDK; encoded by the coding sequence ATGCGTTTGTTAAAGGGAATCGTCGTTGGCGTCGTCCTCACGATAGTGGTTATCGCTATCGGCGGACTCGTGGCGTTAAGGACGGGCATGGTTCCGGCCAACGCCGATGCTCGCCCGAATGGCCTTGAGGAGTGGGCTGCGCGTGCCTCGTTGCGCGCGACGATGCATCGCGAAGCTCCGAACGTCAACAATCCGCTGCCGCTCAACGATGCTAACGTGCTCGCCGGCGTCAAGCTCTACGCGCAGAACTGCGCCCTATGCCACGGAGATTCGAGTGGCAACCCGAGCAATGTTGCCAAAGGGCTGTACCAGCACGCTCCGCAGTTCGCTCACCACGGAGTCGAGGATGACGCCGACGGCTATACCTATTGGAAGGTCACCCACGGAATCCGTTGGACCGGGATGCCGTCGTTTGGCGGTTCGCTCAGCGATACGCAGATCTGGCAAGTGGCGCTATTTCTCAAACATATGGATAGCCTCAGCCCCACGGCCCAACGCGCCTGGTCGCAAGTATCGGTCGACAAATAA
- the aqpZ gene encoding aquaporin Z, with amino-acid sequence MAKSRQLAAEFIGTFWLVFGGCGSAVIAAGFPSLGIGFVGVAFAFGLTLLTMAYTIGPISGCHINPAVTVGLWLAKRFPARDVIPYIVVQVIGAIAAAAVLYAIASGKPGFTVGQFASNGFDALSPGGYNMASALIAEIVLTFFFLMVILGSTDKRAPVGFAGLAIGLALVLIHLISIPIDNTSVNPARSTGPAIFAAMGGGAELSQLWLFWVAPLIGGGLAGLLYPILFGEETSVEPVIGDLPGAR; translated from the coding sequence ATGGCGAAATCTCGGCAACTAGCGGCAGAGTTTATCGGTACGTTCTGGCTCGTTTTCGGCGGCTGCGGAAGCGCCGTCATCGCGGCGGGCTTTCCATCGCTCGGCATCGGTTTTGTCGGCGTTGCGTTTGCGTTCGGACTAACGCTGTTAACGATGGCCTACACGATCGGCCCGATTTCCGGCTGCCACATCAATCCGGCGGTAACCGTCGGGCTCTGGTTGGCCAAACGCTTCCCCGCTCGTGACGTCATCCCGTACATCGTCGTTCAGGTCATCGGCGCTATCGCCGCCGCGGCCGTACTGTACGCGATTGCATCCGGCAAGCCGGGATTCACGGTCGGGCAGTTCGCATCGAATGGTTTCGACGCACTCTCGCCGGGCGGCTACAATATGGCCTCGGCGCTCATTGCCGAAATCGTCCTGACATTCTTTTTCTTGATGGTGATTCTCGGCTCGACCGATAAGCGCGCCCCCGTCGGGTTCGCCGGCTTGGCCATCGGTCTCGCGCTCGTGCTCATCCATCTGATCAGCATCCCAATCGACAATACATCGGTTAATCCGGCACGAAGCACCGGTCCGGCCATCTTCGCGGCCATGGGAGGCGGTGCGGAACTATCGCAACTATGGTTGTTCTGGGTCGCGCCATTGATCGGGGGCGGTCTCGCCGGCCTGTTATATCCCATCCTGTTCGGTGAAGAAACCAGCGTCGAACCGGTCATCGGCGACCTTCCAGGAGCGCGATAA
- a CDS encoding ABC transporter substrate-binding protein: protein MSPRLFAILVLLSVAACDHRSAASRGASQLVVARLSEPSSLNPLYLQGPDVSDVSALLFSSLTRYDERNQIAPDVAAVVPTVANGGISADGRHIVYRLRHGVRWQDGIPLTARDVVFTYRASVDRVNAIPAQSDYDSIESVSAPNPYEVDVLLKRPFAPIVATFFGGDGRPILPSHVLEKYKTLVAARFNLSPIGSGPYRLERWLRGDRLDLVANDHYYAGTPKIARISIRFVSNHATILNELRTGDVDATFLASPAEIRSLRALPEHTVVVTRDRPSFGVIVLNLGDVMFHDVAVRRAFAAAIDRSAIAKKATYGMYDAATGTRGLFGWAYDPKADAQTYDSERARELLEKAGWHTAPDGVRTKNGRRLQLQFVFYGRSFAAGTIVPLIVEEARVAGFDVKAKPYDINQLYAPGGPLERGTFQIALLGMQTGLDPDPSSYVACGQVPPNGFNFARYCDPDVDLALHRALATYERSERKPYYSLIQRKLAADVPYVFLWQPSEIDVIPNALRGYEPSAKSGPYASVARWHF, encoded by the coding sequence ATGTCGCCTCGCTTGTTTGCCATTTTAGTGCTGCTCTCGGTCGCAGCGTGCGATCATCGCAGCGCGGCGTCGCGCGGCGCGTCGCAGTTGGTCGTGGCGCGCTTGTCGGAGCCAAGTTCGCTCAATCCGCTCTATCTGCAAGGACCGGATGTGAGCGACGTTTCTGCCTTATTGTTCTCGTCGCTAACCCGCTACGACGAGCGTAACCAGATCGCGCCCGACGTTGCAGCCGTCGTGCCGACGGTCGCTAACGGAGGCATTTCTGCGGACGGTCGCCATATCGTGTACCGCTTGCGCCACGGCGTGCGATGGCAAGACGGGATCCCGCTCACCGCTCGCGACGTCGTTTTCACCTACCGTGCGAGCGTCGACCGAGTTAACGCTATTCCGGCGCAGTCCGATTACGACTCGATCGAGAGCGTTTCGGCACCCAACCCGTATGAAGTGGACGTACTACTAAAGCGTCCGTTCGCTCCGATCGTCGCGACGTTCTTCGGAGGTGACGGACGGCCGATTCTCCCGTCGCACGTGCTCGAAAAATACAAAACGTTGGTCGCCGCGCGGTTTAATCTTTCGCCGATCGGTTCGGGACCGTATCGGCTGGAACGATGGCTCCGCGGCGACCGTCTCGATCTGGTGGCCAACGACCACTACTATGCCGGAACGCCGAAGATCGCGCGCATCAGCATCCGTTTCGTTTCGAATCACGCGACGATCCTCAACGAATTGCGAACCGGCGATGTCGACGCCACGTTCCTGGCCAGTCCCGCCGAGATCCGGTCGTTACGCGCACTGCCGGAACACACCGTCGTCGTCACGCGCGACCGGCCAAGCTTCGGCGTGATCGTTCTGAATCTCGGCGATGTGATGTTTCACGATGTAGCCGTGCGACGCGCCTTCGCTGCCGCTATCGACCGGTCGGCGATCGCGAAAAAAGCCACGTACGGAATGTACGATGCGGCGACCGGGACGCGTGGCCTGTTCGGGTGGGCGTACGATCCGAAGGCCGACGCCCAAACCTACGATTCGGAGCGAGCGCGAGAGCTACTAGAAAAGGCCGGTTGGCACACCGCCCCCGATGGCGTTCGAACCAAGAATGGCCGCCGGCTGCAATTGCAATTCGTTTTCTACGGCCGGTCGTTTGCAGCCGGCACCATCGTCCCGCTGATCGTCGAGGAGGCGAGAGTCGCGGGCTTCGACGTCAAAGCCAAGCCATACGATATCAATCAGCTGTACGCGCCGGGCGGACCGCTCGAACGCGGAACGTTCCAAATCGCGCTACTCGGGATGCAAACCGGTCTCGATCCCGATCCATCCTCCTACGTAGCGTGCGGTCAGGTTCCCCCGAACGGCTTTAACTTCGCGCGCTATTGCGATCCCGATGTCGACCTCGCGCTGCATCGGGCGCTGGCAACCTACGAACGCAGCGAGCGCAAACCATATTACAGCCTCATCCAACGCAAACTGGCTGCGGATGTTCCGTACGTATTCTTGTGGCAACCCAGTGAAATCGACGTTATCCCCAACGCCTTGCGCGGGTACGAACCATCCGCGAAGAGCGGCCCGTACGCGTCTGTCGCACGGTGGCACTTTTAG
- a CDS encoding DUF202 domain-containing protein has translation MPSEPITSESASDKINTELSSRRTGMSFQRTRMSADRTLMSVVRTSLSLIGFGFTIYQVFQKLHDSKAIGSDASARHFGLALVFLGVLMLVLGIIYQLRFMVELRAQRVAMASQGLIHAESNFPPSMTLATAIILLGIGIAAIASMIFNVTLF, from the coding sequence ATGCCTTCCGAACCGATCACGTCCGAATCGGCGTCCGACAAGATCAACACGGAGCTATCGTCGCGCCGGACGGGGATGTCGTTTCAGCGCACCCGGATGAGCGCCGATCGAACCCTGATGTCGGTGGTGCGGACGTCGCTGTCGCTGATCGGCTTCGGGTTTACGATCTACCAGGTTTTTCAGAAGCTGCACGATTCGAAAGCGATCGGCAGCGACGCGTCGGCTCGGCATTTCGGTCTCGCGCTCGTGTTTCTCGGCGTTTTGATGCTGGTGCTTGGGATTATTTACCAGCTTCGATTCATGGTCGAGCTACGAGCCCAACGCGTGGCGATGGCCAGCCAAGGATTGATCCACGCGGAAAGTAATTTCCCTCCCTCCATGACCCTGGCCACCGCAATCATCTTGCTGGGAATTGGGATCGCGGCGATCGCCAGCATGATCTTCAACGTGACGTTGTTTTAG
- a CDS encoding DUF1214 domain-containing protein, whose translation MPVGAVDACVWGYPLVLFDAAARRNAQSDDAALAGVSMPNDDLAVRTAWIDLHHRPVALRADETTRYYSLSLFDAWGRSFASLGTRTTGNQRQTYAIVTPSWGGTAPNGVRTIEAPTNRVAVVAQTVRADGDIADLQVSIAPIGPRDNDRATAIADASGSPSGSVADAIAHAGGLAFFERLRGLLDDSGRYSSAIGWRDAIDEVLRSDSRALAAGFTEALGYIESGLPVTATVDGWEAQQRFDARSTAYLERARSCRFHFLAGDEQDVLYRFARTDDAGQPLHGARAYRLHFEGWNRPPARAFWSLTACDKQLRRLPADVRHSSIRSRDNLVRNADDSLDITIQRAPPDESSVNWLALPDQAFGLIFRLYWPRPAALSGVWSPPALHAVRVTA comes from the coding sequence ATGCCGGTTGGCGCAGTCGACGCCTGTGTGTGGGGATATCCGCTCGTGCTGTTCGATGCAGCCGCGCGCCGAAACGCGCAGAGCGACGATGCGGCTTTAGCCGGCGTCAGCATGCCGAACGACGACCTCGCCGTTCGGACGGCTTGGATCGATTTGCACCACAGGCCGGTGGCCCTTAGGGCCGACGAAACGACTCGCTACTATTCGCTTTCGCTGTTCGATGCGTGGGGTCGCAGCTTCGCATCGCTGGGCACGCGCACGACCGGAAATCAACGGCAAACGTACGCAATCGTTACGCCCTCGTGGGGCGGCACCGCACCGAACGGCGTGCGCACCATCGAAGCGCCCACCAATCGGGTCGCGGTAGTGGCGCAGACCGTGAGGGCCGATGGCGACATTGCGGACTTGCAGGTTTCGATTGCCCCGATCGGCCCGCGTGATAACGACCGCGCAACAGCGATCGCCGATGCATCGGGAAGTCCGAGTGGATCGGTCGCCGATGCGATCGCACATGCCGGCGGTCTTGCGTTTTTCGAGCGCTTGCGCGGGCTGTTGGACGATTCGGGACGATATTCGAGCGCGATCGGGTGGCGCGACGCGATCGACGAAGTACTACGAAGCGATTCGCGCGCGCTCGCGGCGGGCTTTACCGAGGCCCTTGGCTACATCGAATCGGGCTTGCCGGTGACCGCTACGGTCGACGGATGGGAAGCGCAGCAACGGTTCGACGCACGCAGTACCGCCTATCTCGAACGCGCTCGCTCGTGCCGTTTTCATTTTTTGGCCGGCGACGAGCAAGACGTGTTGTACCGCTTCGCGCGCACCGACGATGCCGGACAGCCGCTGCATGGCGCGCGGGCGTACCGCCTCCATTTCGAAGGATGGAACCGGCCGCCGGCGCGTGCATTTTGGTCGCTGACCGCGTGCGACAAACAGTTGCGGCGGCTGCCTGCAGACGTCCGACATTCGAGCATTCGATCGCGCGACAATCTGGTAAGAAACGCCGACGACTCGCTGGATATTACGATTCAGCGCGCCCCCCCGGACGAATCGAGCGTCAACTGGTTGGCTCTCCCCGACCAAGCATTCGGGTTGATTTTCCGGCTGTATTGGCCGCGGCCGGCAGCGCTGAGCGGCGTATGGTCGCCGCCCGCGCTTCACGCGGTGCGAGTTACAGCATGA
- a CDS encoding HAMP domain-containing sensor histidine kinase, with the protein MGLLCYALLIAAWIVDLFTPQLFVTAILFDGPIALSGLALKPRLTLQLCITAQVLNVIAGYTDGARAGHIWDAIAIGDRLLAAASFALVAYLTIVAQRLAREAGESNGRARQVAIERTLRAATGRVRETLNLDLVRRSILSETIALLHAASTRLIVYDLPAEPPLVIRLDDGGEPSYTRDALSPDIASLVAKTREDGAIVHVTADDAVGRLRLAALDGAAEALVGEIPEQYAGGAHVLFAIAAPGTSFDAGTAAAMKAFLEQASVALEQAYVFTELGRRNDEIAASRNETARTTDVIRDMIYTLAHDLRTPLVAAGVTTKQALDGAFGVLPDRYSDVLRASQASNEEARRIVETLLLVARYETGEESRVSERVDAGPLLDTAVEELDPLARSNAITLRSEVRDAPLAITGDPHEIRRALLNLVANAIAATPRNGNVVVNGFADAGDVILQVTDDGYGVQPDRREWLFQRFGGTRGAVSSGLGLYIVRRIAEKHGGSVTYGPRDPQGSVFTLRLPKAQE; encoded by the coding sequence GTGGGCTTGCTCTGCTACGCGCTGCTAATCGCCGCTTGGATCGTGGACCTGTTCACGCCGCAGTTGTTCGTCACGGCGATTCTGTTCGACGGGCCGATCGCGCTGAGCGGTTTGGCGCTCAAGCCGCGCCTAACGTTGCAGCTCTGTATAACGGCGCAAGTGCTCAACGTCATCGCCGGCTACACCGACGGCGCGCGCGCCGGACACATTTGGGATGCCATCGCCATTGGCGATCGGTTGCTTGCGGCCGCCTCGTTCGCGTTGGTCGCCTATCTCACCATCGTGGCGCAACGCCTGGCGCGCGAAGCTGGTGAATCCAACGGCCGCGCACGCCAAGTCGCAATCGAACGAACCCTACGCGCCGCCACCGGCCGCGTCCGCGAAACGCTCAACCTCGATTTGGTGCGGCGTTCGATTCTCAGCGAAACGATCGCACTGTTGCACGCCGCATCGACGCGTCTGATCGTCTACGATCTTCCGGCCGAACCGCCGCTGGTGATTCGGCTCGACGATGGCGGCGAACCATCGTATACGCGCGACGCACTCTCACCCGATATTGCGTCGCTCGTCGCTAAAACGCGCGAGGACGGTGCCATCGTGCACGTCACGGCTGACGACGCCGTTGGAAGGCTGCGGCTCGCTGCGCTCGACGGCGCAGCCGAGGCACTCGTTGGTGAGATTCCCGAGCAGTACGCCGGTGGCGCGCACGTGCTGTTTGCAATCGCCGCACCCGGCACGTCCTTCGATGCGGGCACGGCCGCCGCCATGAAAGCCTTTCTCGAGCAAGCCTCGGTCGCGCTCGAACAAGCCTACGTCTTCACCGAGCTCGGGCGTCGCAACGACGAGATCGCGGCCAGCCGCAACGAAACCGCACGCACCACCGACGTAATTCGCGACATGATCTACACCCTCGCGCACGATCTGCGCACGCCGTTGGTGGCCGCGGGAGTCACCACGAAACAGGCGCTCGACGGCGCGTTCGGGGTGTTGCCGGATCGCTACAGCGACGTCTTGCGCGCGTCGCAAGCGTCCAACGAGGAAGCGCGGCGCATCGTCGAAACGCTGCTACTGGTCGCGCGTTACGAAACCGGTGAAGAATCGCGCGTTAGCGAGCGCGTCGATGCCGGCCCGCTGCTCGATACCGCCGTCGAAGAACTGGATCCGCTCGCGCGCTCGAACGCCATAACGTTGCGAAGCGAAGTGCGCGACGCTCCGCTCGCCATCACCGGCGACCCGCACGAAATTCGTCGTGCGCTTCTCAATTTGGTCGCCAATGCGATTGCCGCCACGCCGCGAAACGGGAACGTCGTGGTGAACGGATTCGCGGACGCCGGCGACGTGATATTGCAAGTGACCGACGACGGCTACGGCGTTCAGCCCGACCGGCGCGAATGGCTGTTCCAGCGATTCGGCGGAACCCGAGGCGCGGTATCCAGCGGCCTAGGCTTATATATCGTTCGCCGCATCGCCGAAAAGCACGGCGGCAGCGTCACCTACGGCCCGCGAGATCCACAAGGCAGCGTGTTTACGCTCCGCTTGCCGAAAGCCCAAGAATGA
- a CDS encoding DUF1622 domain-containing protein — translation MFSSVVAEFVEALAALIVLGAALEAVYGIGAGFFARTDKTRGRRQIWTRFALWLVLALEFTLAADIVRTAIHPSWTSIGQLAGIAIIRTFLNASLARDLRESQSWGKS, via the coding sequence ATGTTTTCCTCGGTCGTTGCCGAATTCGTAGAGGCGCTGGCGGCCCTCATCGTCTTGGGCGCAGCGTTGGAAGCTGTCTACGGGATCGGCGCCGGATTCTTTGCCCGGACCGACAAGACGCGCGGGCGCCGGCAGATTTGGACGCGTTTTGCGCTTTGGCTAGTACTCGCACTCGAGTTTACGCTTGCCGCGGATATCGTCCGCACCGCGATTCACCCGTCATGGACGTCGATCGGACAGCTTGCGGGAATCGCCATCATCCGTACGTTCCTCAATGCCTCATTAGCTCGTGACCTTCGCGAGTCGCAATCGTGGGGGAAATCTTGA
- a CDS encoding response regulator transcription factor produces the protein MNARPKVVIVEDHALTRAGLRVALETTSDVVAEAADGPLGLEAILRERPDVAVVDIGLPGFDGIELTRRLRESDVTTRVVIVTMVDAPGEVVAALAAGADAYCVKTSEPERIVSAVRLAAEGGAYFDPQIAQIVLAHVAGRERANELQSGAASPLTPRETDVLRLIAEGRGNNEIAEQLYIGYGTVKGHIRDILEKLSAADRTQAAVTALRKGYI, from the coding sequence ATGAACGCTAGACCGAAGGTCGTCATCGTCGAGGACCACGCATTGACGCGCGCCGGCTTGCGCGTTGCACTCGAGACAACCAGCGATGTCGTGGCAGAAGCCGCCGATGGGCCCCTCGGCTTGGAAGCGATTCTTCGCGAACGGCCCGACGTCGCTGTGGTCGATATTGGGTTGCCCGGTTTCGACGGGATCGAACTCACCCGCCGGCTTCGCGAAAGCGACGTCACTACTCGCGTGGTGATCGTCACGATGGTGGATGCTCCCGGCGAAGTGGTTGCAGCGCTGGCCGCCGGTGCCGACGCCTATTGCGTGAAAACATCCGAGCCCGAGCGCATCGTCAGCGCGGTGCGCCTCGCTGCCGAGGGGGGCGCCTATTTCGATCCGCAAATCGCCCAGATCGTGCTCGCCCACGTCGCGGGCCGCGAACGCGCTAACGAATTGCAAAGCGGTGCGGCCTCGCCGCTCACGCCACGCGAAACCGATGTTCTGCGTTTGATCGCCGAAGGCCGCGGCAACAACGAAATCGCCGAGCAACTCTACATCGGGTATGGCACGGTCAAAGGCCACATCCGCGATATTCTCGAGAAACTCTCGGCCGCGGACAGAACCCAAGCCGCGGTCACGGCACTCCGCAAAGGGTACATTTAA
- a CDS encoding alpha/beta hydrolase — translation MLYQNALFDDLASLALAYIPYGGIDFGEAVAIASAVGTGDASAFFNAWSSAADRRAQQAQQAESAGHGESARALLFKAACFYGISYRPLFGTPVDPRLTAAFDKQMDTFGKAVAMLDSPAASLHVPYESTTLPAYAFAAQDGVDHRDPLLIFTSGYDTTVTDEYFASIVAATRRGYDCFVYDGPGQGAPLIRDGIAMRPDWENVVTPVIDCVKAIPEYSERPLVLLGWSFGGYLALRAAVHESRLAACVADPGLSGAMSVFGRATGGASADQLQRKIDNDPGLHWRFVQRGFWVQGKATLSEFLTEMQRYDLGDSAKQIQCPTLLTMAENDPLAAGAPQLYDSLTCPKTLLHFAAEDGAGGHCEMGNRSLLNGAVFDWLDDTI, via the coding sequence ATGCTGTATCAAAACGCCTTGTTTGATGATCTCGCGTCGCTGGCGCTCGCGTACATTCCGTACGGCGGCATCGATTTTGGTGAAGCTGTCGCCATCGCGTCCGCCGTCGGAACCGGCGATGCGTCTGCATTCTTTAACGCCTGGAGTTCCGCGGCCGATCGACGCGCGCAGCAAGCCCAACAAGCTGAAAGCGCCGGCCATGGTGAGTCGGCACGCGCGCTGCTCTTCAAAGCGGCCTGCTTTTACGGAATCTCGTATCGCCCGCTATTTGGCACACCCGTGGATCCTCGGTTAACCGCCGCCTTCGACAAGCAAATGGATACCTTCGGTAAAGCGGTCGCAATGTTAGATTCGCCCGCCGCGTCGCTGCACGTCCCATACGAATCTACGACATTGCCGGCCTACGCATTTGCTGCCCAGGATGGTGTCGATCACCGTGACCCGCTACTGATTTTCACCAGCGGTTACGACACGACGGTCACAGATGAGTATTTTGCGTCCATCGTTGCAGCGACGAGGCGCGGTTACGACTGCTTCGTGTACGATGGTCCAGGGCAAGGCGCCCCGCTGATCCGCGACGGTATTGCGATGCGACCCGATTGGGAGAACGTGGTGACGCCCGTCATCGATTGTGTCAAAGCAATCCCCGAATATTCCGAACGCCCGTTGGTGCTGTTGGGATGGAGTTTCGGCGGATATTTGGCGCTGCGCGCGGCAGTGCACGAATCTCGTTTAGCGGCGTGCGTCGCCGATCCGGGACTGTCGGGCGCGATGTCCGTCTTTGGGCGTGCTACGGGCGGCGCGAGCGCCGACCAACTGCAACGGAAGATTGACAACGACCCGGGCCTACATTGGCGGTTCGTGCAGCGCGGCTTCTGGGTGCAAGGAAAAGCCACGCTGTCGGAGTTTTTAACGGAGATGCAGCGCTACGACTTGGGCGATTCTGCCAAGCAAATTCAGTGTCCGACGCTGCTAACGATGGCAGAGAACGATCCACTTGCCGCCGGCGCCCCGCAACTGTACGACAGCCTAACCTGCCCGAAGACGCTGTTGCATTTTGCAGCCGAGGACGGCGCCGGCGGCCACTGCGAAATGGGCAATCGTTCGCTGCTCAACGGCGCAGTTTTCGACTGGCTCGACGACACAATCTGA